The genomic segment GTTGCCGACGGCCGGCTCGGATGTGGCTGCGGATGGCGGCGGCGACGACGCTTAACGCCTTCAAGCGGCGGTGGCTGGGTCTTCTTTTTGAACGGGTCCTGTTTCACGACCCCCGCGGCCTGCCGCCGTTCTATCCCATGCCCGGCTTTCCCCTGCGGACCGTTGCGCTTGAAAGACGCAACCTTGTCCCGGCATTGCGGGCCTCGGGCGCCATCCCCCTGGTTATGGCCGGCGTCGACGCCATTGCCGGCGCGCCCCCCGGTTGCTATTGGGACGGCGGGCTGATCGACTATCATCTGGACTTGCCTTACGATCACCTGGGCGACGGCCTGGTGCTCTTTCCCCACTACACCGACCGCCTGGTTCCCGGCTGGCTGGACAAACGCTTTACCCGCCGCCGGCCGGAGGCCGCCCACACCCGCAACGTCCTGTTGGTCAGCCCTTCGGCGACCTTTCTGCGCCGCCTGCCCCTGGGCAAAATCCCCGATCGGACCGACTTCGTCCGCTTCCGCGGCCACGATCGGGAGCGCATGGCCTACTGGCGCCGGACGGCTGACGCCGGCGCGGCCCTGGCCGAGGATCTGGCCGATCTTCTGACCGGCGGCCGGCTGCGATCCACAGCCACCCCATTGTCGGCCTGAGGTGCGCCCTGCCAGGGGGGAATTGGCGCTTGACAAACCCCGGGCGCTTGGGTAAGGGAGATAGCAGTTTAAAGGCAATCGGTGGGTCGAACAGCATCTGGGCGCCCGAACGCCGGGGACAAAATGAAATACTTGCTCTGGTTCTGGTGGTGGCAGCCAACAGGAAGCGCGCCCGCCGGAATGAAACCCGAATAAACGATTCGTCCTGGGCAGCTTCAGCGGTCGCCGCGAAGAAGGCCCACGACATATGGTGAACACGCTAAGCCGGGGCCTCTCACGAGCGCCCCGGCTTTTTTATGGACACGGGAGGTGTCACGTGAACCGCAAAAATCTCGCCTTGGGCAACGAGGCCATCGCCCAGGGCCTGCTGGAAAACGGCTGCGCCATCGCCACCTCCTACCCCGGCACCCCGGCCTCGGAGATCCTCTCGTCGCTCGCCCGGCTGCAG from the Desulfobacteraceae bacterium genome contains:
- a CDS encoding patatin-like phospholipase family protein — encoded protein: MPSNLRIQAGARALAVLRDGGLKPETVQVIAGAAGGPKWLILSHIDRFLFGGWSTGRRMPLYLVGSSSGAWRFAAAAQANPVAAIDRLERAYIAQRYDPRPAPAAVSRTARQILESFITPRKTAQILDHPFLRLNFLAVRSRGSHRCRRPARMWLRMAAATTLNAFKRRWLGLLFERVLFHDPRGLPPFYPMPGFPLRTVALERRNLVPALRASGAIPLVMAGVDAIAGAPPGCYWDGGLIDYHLDLPYDHLGDGLVLFPHYTDRLVPGWLDKRFTRRRPEAAHTRNVLLVSPSATFLRRLPLGKIPDRTDFVRFRGHDRERMAYWRRTADAGAALAEDLADLLTGGRLRSTATPLSA